A region of the Nocardia nova SH22a genome:
TGCGCACCCGGCGATGCTGGTCACCGTCGATGTTGAGCAGATTGGCATCCAGTGCCGGGGGCAGGTTCTGACCGGTGAATCCGGTGGTGGACGCGGTTTTCGACGCCGACACCCGCGGATCGGCCAGCAGCTTGGTGACCGCCGACCAGCCCGTCACCAGCCACACCGGTGAGCCGTCCGGCAGCTGCGCCCGGTGCACGCCCGGTGCGCTAGTCCGCAGATCCTCGTGGATCTCGGCGACCTCGTGCACCCCCGCCGCGAACGGGCACTGGCCCACATCCCTCACGAATCATCCCTTCCCGCTTCGGAATTGCTCCGATGCCGCGTGGCACCACCGTCGAAGGTACCTTCGATGCGATCGAGCAGAATCTCGAGCCGTCCGGCGATCCCGCGCCCGTTGCGCGCGGCCACCGAAAGCTCGGTGCGACCCCCGGCCTCGACCATCGTGAACAACAGCGGAGTCACCACATCGTGCTGCGGAAACACTTGCACCGCGGTCGGTTTCCAGCCCGGGACCGCCCAGTCGTCGAGATCGACCCGGCCCAGGTGGGAGATGGTCGCGGAGGTCAGATTGCGCCCGCGCCGCGCACCGATCCGGTTGCCGGTGCGCAGCAGTGTCCGCATGACGGGTGCGGGAATGTTCGCGATGGCAGGCGAAGCGAGCTGGTCGAGTTCGCGGTCCTCGCTCAGCTTCTCCCACATCGCCGCGTAGACGGCCTGCCACGGCTGGCCGGGCGCGATATCGAGCAGCAGTGGCAGCGCGAGATTCGCGGTGGAGCGCACGTTCTCGTCGTGGCGGCGCAGATCGACCGGCACCATGATGCGGGCCGGTGTGCCCGCGTGATCGGCGAGCAGTGCCGCCAGCCGCGCCACCGCCCGCGTCGAGACGCCCGCAATGCTGCGGTGCCGCAACAGATGCCGGGGCTCGCCGCGTTCCTGACGCCCGTGCCCGGCCGCGGACCGGTAGTGCGCGGGCATCTTCGGCGCCGCCCGTCCGGGGCGTCCCACCCGCTGTATCAGCTGCTCGTCGGCGACGGGATCGGTGAGGACGTGCGGTTGCTCGCCGCGCAGGACAGCGAACACGCTGCGCGCCCACAGCATCATCCCGCCGCCGTCCATCACACCGTGGAAGACCCGGAAGATCACTGTGACCGGATCGCCGGTCAGCAGCACGACCTCGCAGGTCGCGTCCGGCAGCGGGCTGCCGAGCAGTGAATCCTGTTCCAGGCGCGCGTAATCGAGCACATGTCCGGCGACCTCCCGGACCGGCGGCGGTGTCTCGGTGTCGACCCAGAACCGTCCTTCGCGCCGCAACCGCGCACCGGGACACACCGACGCCGCCACCCGCACCGCCTCGCGGAGCCGGTCGGCGGTGAGCTGTCCACTGCCCGGCACCACCATCTGCATGAGGAACGGCGGCGCCAGATCCCGCATCGGGAAATACATGTACTCCGTCGGCGACAGTGGCCGGAACACCGTGCCCATCAACAGATCCCGTCCGCCGCGAACTCCGCACCCAGCATGGCGGCGACCAGATCCGCCAGTTCCGCGCGGGCGGCCGGAACCAGGTCGATGTCCTTGAGCTCGCGCCACGCGGCCTCGACCCGGCGGATGATCTCGGCGCGCGTCCATTCCCGGGCGCCGGTGCCGGTGATCAGATCCGCCAGCAGAGCGGTGTCGATATCGTCGAATTCGGCTTCACCCGCGTACATCTCACGTATCCGGGCCGCCACCGCACTGTCGGCGGTGAGTGCGAACGTCACCGGTGCGCTCTTGCGGCGGGCCCGCAGATCCGATCCCGCGGGTCTGCCGGTGAGTGCCGTATCGCCCCAGATGTCGAGCAGATCGTCCACGAGCTGGAACGCCACTCCGAGCTGGGTGCCGAAGCGGTCGAAGCGGTCGCCGAGATCGGTTGCGGCCGAACCGAAGTGCACGCCCAACCGGCAGGCGCAACCGAACAGGGTTCCGGTTTTGCCGGTGAGGGTGTCCAGGCAGTCTGCCACACTCACCTGTGCCCGGGCGCTGGCCGACAGGTCGCTGTCCTGTCCGTGACCGAGACGGCGCAGCGTGGCCGCCAGTTGCGCCAGCGCGCGCCCGGCCGCCGGATGCGGCTGGCTGCCGAGTACCTCGAATCCCAGGCCGATCATGGCGTCACCGGCGAGGATGGCCTCTGGAATCCCGAATCGCGCCCACACCGTGGGCCGATGGCGGCGCTCCCGATCACCGTCCATGATGTCGTCGTGGATGAGAGAGGCGTTGTGCAGCAACTCGATTGCCGTCGCCGACGGGATCGCGTCGCGCGGCCGCACACCGGCGGCCTCGGCGCACAGCAGGGTGAACGCGGGTCTGAGCAGCTTTCCGCCGACCACGCCGGTCGGCGTCCCGTCCGGATCGGTCATGCCCAGCTGGTATCCGCACATGTGCCGCAGGCGGCCGTCGAGCCTGCCGATCCATTCGTCCAGGACCGGCAGCAGGTGCGTGCGCGTTCGTGACAGCACCGGCAGTGCCGTGGGGGAGGTGACGGTCACCGGCTCACCTTTCGCCCGGCCACCGCGTCCACCAGCGCCGATTCCAGATACTGCGCCGGAGTGCCGCTGCCGCCCAGGGTATCCCGGTATCGCCGGGTCTCCGCCGACCAATCGAGATTGCCGCGCATCCACGACCGCATTCCCGCCAGATATCCGGCCAGTTCCTCCGCGTGCTCGGGCCATGCCGCCAGGACACGGGGCTGCAGTTCCGTGAACTCCGCGAGCCGGTCGACGATCCGGGTCATGGTCGTCTCGAGGGCGGCGGTCCGGCTCACCCGGTCCCAATGTTCGTGCAGCGACACCAGATTGTGGTATTCGCCGAGTGCCGCCTCCTTGTCCACCGAGAACACGTCGTTGGTCCAGCACACGACATCGCAGGCGGCATCGAGTGTCCGGGTGAACAGCTCACCGGTGTAGACACCGTCGGGAAGTTCGATGCGCTCGACGATTTCGATGAGATCCATACACGGATAGATCGCGCCGGTGTGCCTGCGCTGCGTCACATACTCCGCGTCGGACGGCACGGTCGCGTGCACGCGATTGTCGGCCTCCCACACCGCCGCCAGCGCACACCGGGTGGCATGGTCGATGAAGCGGCGCCGCCAGACCGGGCCGGTGACCGGTGTGGTGCGCTCCCACAGATCGGCCAGGGCCCGCACGATCATCGGGGCATCCGGTTCGATCGGCCGGTCGCCCACCACGTCCAGAATCGACGCCATCAGGGCCGCCAGCCGCTCCGGCGCGTGGCCGATCACACCGTCGTCGAGCTGATCGTCGAGCAGGAAGAACCAGGCGAACCAGTCCGCGGTGAGGTCGAGGGCCGCGGCGTCGGCGGTGGGGTACACCAGGGCCGCGAAGGCGCCGAAATCGGCGCGCGCGAACCGATCCCGGGCCGCCTCGCGCACCACCAGGCCCTGGGCGGCGACCCAGTCGTTCACATGCCGGATCGCGGTGACGGCGTGTGGATTCTGCTGTGGCGCCAGGGCGTCGAACGCCGCGGCGAAGGTGTCGGGGGTGAGGGTCATCGGCGCTCCAGACGCAGTCGCAGCCCGTGTTTGGGACGCAGGGTGATCAGCTGGTCGAATTCGATCGGCGGCTCGTCGTCCGCGACACTCATTCGGAACGACCGCAGGATCATCGACACGATGATCATCAATTCCGTGACGGCGAAATGCTTTCCGATGCAATGGCGCGGACCGCTCGCGAACGGCACGTAGGCGTTCTTCGGCCGGGCGGCGACGGCATCGGGCCGGAATCGCTCCGGATCGAACCGGTCGGGATCCGGCCAGAAGTCCGGATGCCGGTGCAGGGTATGGAAATTGATGTAGATGTCGGTTCCGGCGGGAATCCGGTAGTCGCCCACCAGATCCTCGCGCACCGCGTGCCGCATGGTCTGCCAGGCCGGGCTGTAGAGCCGCAGCACCTCGTCCACGACCATGCGGGTGTAGGTCAGCCGGTGCAGATCCTCGAAAGCGGGTGTGCGCCCGCCCAATTCGGTAGCGAGTTCGGCGGCCATCCGCTCCTGGACATCGCCGCGGCGGGCCAGCACCTGGAGCATGAAGGCGACCGAATTCGCGGTGGTCTCGTAACCGCCGACCATCACATTGCCCACTTCGTCGCGCAACTGCAGGGCCGACATCGGCTCGCCGGTCTCCACATCGACCGCCTCGGCCAGGATATTGAGCAGTGTCATCTCACCGTCGCGGCGCTCCTCGATCTGACGGGCCACGAAATCCTGCACCCCGACGATCAGCCGCATCAACCGGCGGTTGCGCGGTGTCGGAAAGTTCAAGGGCGGGAACGGGAAACGGAAATAGTTGCCCATGATCTCGTTGGTGAGCGTGAAATCCCGCTCCATCTGCTCGGTGTCGCGGATGTCGAGTCCGAACACCGTGCGCATGACGATGCGCAACACCACGCGGGTGAGGTCCGGCAGCAGATCGGTGACCTCGCCGTCGGTGTGCCGATCGGACCAGCGCTCCACCATCGTCGCGGTCTCCTCGACCATGCCCGTGGTGAACTTGGCGATCTTGGGCCGGTGGAACGACGGCTGCATGAGCCGGCGATGCCGTTGCCACAGCTCCCCGCCGATCGCCCCGATCAGCCCGTCCCGCAACGCCGGTCGCACGGTCTTGTAGATCAGCGAATTCTTGTTGTAGTTCTCGCGATTCTCGACCAGCACCCGCTGCACGTAGTCGGGATGGTTGACCACGACGATCGGATATCCCAGCACCCGGATCCGAAAGATGTCCCCGTGCCGGTCGATCGCACGCTTCAAACAGGCGAGCTGATCCCGCTGGAACGATCGGAACTCCACGATCTGCTCCAGTGGACTCTGCCCCGGAATCCGGCGTGCCGATACCGCCGGGTTGGTCAGGCTGACGGCCCCCATAGCCAATCCTCTCCGTACGCATACAGAGAAGAGGTTAGCCTATCCTTAGCTCTGATGGGGT
Encoded here:
- a CDS encoding polyprenyl synthetase family protein, yielding MTVTSPTALPVLSRTRTHLLPVLDEWIGRLDGRLRHMCGYQLGMTDPDGTPTGVVGGKLLRPAFTLLCAEAAGVRPRDAIPSATAIELLHNASLIHDDIMDGDRERRHRPTVWARFGIPEAILAGDAMIGLGFEVLGSQPHPAAGRALAQLAATLRRLGHGQDSDLSASARAQVSVADCLDTLTGKTGTLFGCACRLGVHFGSAATDLGDRFDRFGTQLGVAFQLVDDLLDIWGDTALTGRPAGSDLRARRKSAPVTFALTADSAVAARIREMYAGEAEFDDIDTALLADLITGTGAREWTRAEIIRRVEAAWRELKDIDLVPAARAELADLVAAMLGAEFAADGIC
- a CDS encoding terpene synthase family protein encodes the protein MTLTPDTFAAAFDALAPQQNPHAVTAIRHVNDWVAAQGLVVREAARDRFARADFGAFAALVYPTADAAALDLTADWFAWFFLLDDQLDDGVIGHAPERLAALMASILDVVGDRPIEPDAPMIVRALADLWERTTPVTGPVWRRRFIDHATRCALAAVWEADNRVHATVPSDAEYVTQRRHTGAIYPCMDLIEIVERIELPDGVYTGELFTRTLDAACDVVCWTNDVFSVDKEAALGEYHNLVSLHEHWDRVSRTAALETTMTRIVDRLAEFTELQPRVLAAWPEHAEELAGYLAGMRSWMRGNLDWSAETRRYRDTLGGSGTPAQYLESALVDAVAGRKVSR
- a CDS encoding cytochrome P450 — encoded protein: MGAVSLTNPAVSARRIPGQSPLEQIVEFRSFQRDQLACLKRAIDRHGDIFRIRVLGYPIVVVNHPDYVQRVLVENRENYNKNSLIYKTVRPALRDGLIGAIGGELWQRHRRLMQPSFHRPKIAKFTTGMVEETATMVERWSDRHTDGEVTDLLPDLTRVVLRIVMRTVFGLDIRDTEQMERDFTLTNEIMGNYFRFPFPPLNFPTPRNRRLMRLIVGVQDFVARQIEERRDGEMTLLNILAEAVDVETGEPMSALQLRDEVGNVMVGGYETTANSVAFMLQVLARRGDVQERMAAELATELGGRTPAFEDLHRLTYTRMVVDEVLRLYSPAWQTMRHAVREDLVGDYRIPAGTDIYINFHTLHRHPDFWPDPDRFDPERFRPDAVAARPKNAYVPFASGPRHCIGKHFAVTELMIIVSMILRSFRMSVADDEPPIEFDQLITLRPKHGLRLRLERR